The sequence TCTATCCTTCctctgccctggctttcctgagTTTGGTGGTCTCCTGTGGACATTCCCTCTACTTCCAGCTGCGCCACCAGCACTGGAGCCTGGTGATGGAGAGTGTGGTGCCCTCAGACCGTGGCACGTACACATGCCTTGTGGAGAACTCTCTGGGCAGCATTCGCTTCAACTATCTGTTGGACGTGCTGGGTGAGTGGATGGTCTGCGGGGTAGGACAAACGATTTAACTTATCTtgggctccatcctgccctcagGGTGGGTATCTTGTCTTGTCTTGGAGGCAAGACAGAGTTAATTTTAGATGAGTCGGATAGCTTCAGGGATCAGAAGGAAGCAGAGCAGCCTGTGGACTGAAGGAGCGCAAGTCTGTCTAAAGGAAAAGTGAGAAGGGCATCCAGGCAGACTGCACAAGCCGAATTCAGCTCTTGAGAAAGTAATGCATTAGTGGGCAGGTATATGCCACGGATGCAGCATCtatgggggtgaggggcaggctGTGGAAGTTTCAAATGTGAGTCTGAGAAGCTGTCCTGGACCTAAAGGCAGTAGAGCCATAAAAAGTTGCAGGAAGGTAAACAGAAGATGGACAAGATCTGAGCTGCCTGTCCAGAGGTCCTTTCCTTGAACTGGGAGGGTGGCTGGGAGCAGGTAAACTGGGTGATTTCGTGGCTGCCACTGGTCAGGGTTGACGGCCTGGCCTGGCCCCCAGAGCGGTCCCCGCACCGGCCCATCCTGCAGGCGGGGCTCCCAGCCAACACCACAGCTGTGGTTGGCAGCGATGTGGAGCTGCTGTGCAAGGTGTATAGTGACGCCCAGCCCCACATCCAGTGGCTGAAGCACATCGTTATCAACGGCAGCAGTTTCGGCGCTGATGGCTTCCCCTACGTGCAAGTCCTAAAGGTTCGGCTTCTGCCTGGGCCCCACCCTTTTCCCACTGGGGTGGGATGGTTCCCAAGCACCCTCCCAGCTACAGTGTGGCCCCAGCCCCTCCTGTGACCCAGTGTGTCCACTACCTCAGACAACAGACATCAATAGCTCTGAGGTAGAGGTCCTGTACCTGAGGAATGTGTCAGCGGAGGATGCAGGAGAGTACACCTGCCTGGCAGGCAACTCTATCGGCCTTTCCTACCAGTCAGCATGGCTCACGGTGCTACCAGGTGAGCACCTGGGGGGCCTGGGACAAGTACAGGCATCCTCTCTGGTTTGTTGTGGGCTATAGCCTGTTGGGTAGGCAGTTTCCTTGGCCTGTGGGGGGCTACACTATTGACTTGTTTGGGACATTTGTGCATGTTAGACAAATGCTTTCTCACTGAATTCAGCAGGGATATGTGTTTGATTCTACATGACTATCCATGTAACCCTCAGGGAGATAAGACTTGGCATAACTGTGACTCTTTCAGTGTATGTGTCCCTGTATGTGTTGGTAGCTGTGGGGGCCTAAGCTGGGGTGAGAGGGATGGGTCATTCCAAACACCGACTACTCAGCTTCTCTGTCTATGTTCTCCCAATGATGCGAACAGAGGAGGACCCCACGTGGACAACAGCAACATCTGAGGCCAGATACACAGACATCATCCTGTACGTATCGGGCTCACTGGCTTTGGTTGTGCTCCTGATGCTGGCTGGGGTGTATCACCGACAAGCAACACACGGCCACCACTCCCGCCAGCCTGTCACCGTACAAAAGTTGTCCCGTTTCCCTTTGGCCCGACAGGTAATGTGCCCGTGCCTCCCCCGCCccatccccgcccccaccctgaATGGCTCTCAGCCTGACTCCAGCAGGCAGAACGAATCTCCCACTTTGCAGTTCTCTTTGGAGTCAGGGTCCTCCGGCAAATCAAGCTTGTCCCTGGTGCGAGGTGTCCGGCTGTCCTCCAGTGGCCCTCCCTTGCTCACGGGCCTTGTGAGCCTAGACCTACCTCTGGACCCACTTTGGGAGTTCCCCCGGGACAGGTACACTGAGCAGGGTCAGGATGGGGATGCCAGCTCAAGAGTGGTACCCACAGATCTGAGGCATGGGCCTTCTCGATCTCCAGGCTGGTGCTCGGAAAGCCCCTGGGTGAGGGCTGCTTCGGGCAGGTGGTTCGTGCGGAAGCCGTCGGCATGGACGCCTCCCAGCCCGACCAAACCAGCACCGTGGCGGTGAAGATGCTGAAAGGTAGGTGGCAGCCTGGGCAGGCCATGCTGGCACCAAACTCCACTGCTGGCCCCCGCAAGTgacttctgagcctcagtttctccttgtctctctatAGGGATGAATAATGATCCCTTGACTCTCAGGCTGAAGTTCATAGGACATGTCTAGGACACAGCACTTAATAAATTCTTGATGCAGGGTCTGGAATTGGTTTGCTTAATGCTGGGTCACACTCTAGCCTGGGCtgacctggaagtcactctgcaatctagcctggcctagaactcatagtgACCCTATCTCATCCTGGCTAGCTCAGTCAACTTTAACCACTGGGTAATGATCCTTACCACATTTGTGGTGACTGGGGCTCTGGCCTCATATCTCAGTCATCCACCCATGCCTTCTGCCTCATCCTCATCTACACCACTAAGCTATATACCATCAGCACATATTCCTCCCATTCCAAGTCTGTATCTTAGTACAGAATAGCTCTCTGTTTAAAAGTCCCAGTCtcggggctgcagagatggcttaacCATTCAGAGGGCTCAAATTcttcaaaaccacctgtaactccagctccagggattcgGACATcccacacacatgacacacacacacacacacacacacacacacacacacacacacacgtaaaaacaaaatctttaaaaaaaaatacaagtcccAGGTTCAAGCTTGGTCTAGTGGCACAAGCTGTAATCACAGGTACTTGGGCAAGTACGACCATAGGATGGTAAAACCAAGGCCTGCCTAAGATACAGAttggagttcaagtccagcctggacaacttaccCTTTCCCAAAATATGAAGAGGGCTGGCTAAATGTCTTGTCTAACCTGCAacaatatggaaaataaaaagcccagatCTCAAGCAACATCCCCAAAGTGTCCCACAGTGGCTTAGTATTTGTCCATTGGAatctcttttgcttttatttttaattttttttccttgtttttcaagacaaggtttctctgtagctttggagcctgtcctggaactcactcagtagactaggctgaccttgaactcacagaaatccatctgcctctgtctcccaagtgctggaattaaaggcatatgccatcaccacccagttgcttttatttttagacgtttattattattatagtcctggttggcctatatagaccaggctggacttgaactcacagagatccacttgcctctgcctcccaagtgctggaacttcAGGCAATTATTGTTGCCttctgtgtgtagtatgtgtgtaagtgtgggcATGTGTGAGCACATACCATCCTGTGCATGTGGCTGTCAGAAAACAAATTACGGGAGTCactttcagggatcaaactctgtTACCAGGCTTGTGCTCGGGCTACCTTGTCAgcttcttcatgttttcttttatgtatttattatttgttttttggtggttgttttttgagacagttttttgtttgttttgtgtatgtagcctttgctgtcctggaactagctctgtagaccaggctggccttgagttcacagagatccacctgtctctacctctggagtgctgggatcaaaggcgtgcaccaccaccacctggcttattgttttgttctgtgtaaATCCTATCATGCTTACTCAATCTCTTGCTGTTTAACATTATACCATTTAGTCCTAGCCGTCTTGCTGGCCCCCATTAGAACCTGTTGCTGCTGTCCCCAGTCACCTTCGCAAGAACAGCCCAGCCACTGtaatgctccctccctccctccctcccttcctccctccctccctccctccctccctccctccctccagccctgccgCTCTCCCTCCACTCTGCACAGCTGGAGCCAGCTGGCACTTTCTGGGAGGTGGTGATTGTGAAACAGGCTTCTTTATATTGATGTGTGGCTGGGATAAGAATTATGTCTTTGTCCCAAGGCTTCTGGTCAGCCTTGGGGGCCTAGTCTCTGGTCCTTAGCTCTGTCTTCTCAAGGGAAGTCACAGAAGTCTTCTCATATGATAACAAGACCTCGGGGCACTTCCTAGGAGCTGTTACCTCACCCAAGGACTAGTTAGCATGGCTTCCTTCCTGCTGGGAGCTTCTGCCTCTTTCCCACTCCATGGACTTGATCATAGAAAGGCCAGCTTTTAGAGatctttcatattttatccttGCAGCTTTTGTGAGAGGTTCTGTGAAgcgtgtgcataggtgtgtgcgtgtgtgggtaCAGATgtaggtgtgtgcgtgtgtgggtacaggtgtaggtgtatgtgtgtgtgggtacaggtgtaggtgtatgcgtgtgtgggtacaggtgtaggtgtatgtgtgtgtgggtacaggtgtaggtgtatgcgtgtgtgggtacaggtgtaggtgtgtgcgtgtgtgggtacaggtgtaggtgtgtgcgtgtgtgggtacaggtgtaggtgtgtgcctgtgtgggtacaggtgtaggtgtatgtgtgtgtgggtacaagtgtaggtgtatgtgtgtgtgggtacaggtgtaggtgtgtgcgtgtgtgggtacaggtgtaggtgtgtgtgtgtgtgggtacaggtgtaggtgtatgtgtgtgtgggtacaggtgtaggtgtgtgcgtgtgtgggtaCAGGTGTAGGTGTGCAGCACCAGCTATCTTCCTCCATTACTCACCACCTTAGGTTTGGAGACACAGACTCTTGCTGAACCTGGGGCTTGCCGTTTCAGCTGCACGAGctggccctctggcctccacagcctcCACCCCCGTACCTTGAGTGTCAGGGCCGAGGCTGCTGTGCTGCTgtacccagcttttatgtgggtgctggagatctgaccCCAGGTCCACATGACCATTAAAGGAATGATGtaggccaggcatagtgacacatgtctttaatcccagcagtcaggaggttgaggcaggcaaatctctgagttcgaagccagcctagtctacagagctagttctgggacagccagggctacaaagagaaacactacctttaataaataaataggatttcttttccttttttttgaggtagggtctctatatatagtcctggctgtcctagagctcgatatgtagatcaagctggtctcaaacgggtctcaaactcatggaagattaaaggtgtgaaccaccaacTTGGCCTGGaattatttttaagcattttttttttttggagaatttcatacatgaatactgtgtttacatcatttctaccccaCTCTATCCTCCTTCCAAATCTTCTCATGCTTTccactccctttcaaattcatgacctcttctttacacacacacacacacacacacacacacacacacacacacacacactgttttgaggttgttggtttttttgttttgttttgttttgtctcatgtagctcaggttagcttCATATTTACCAAGTGCTACGATCAGAAGTGGGCTCTGCCATGCCTAGTTTCATGTTGTGGTGCAGACTGAATGCAGGGcttcttgctaggcaagcactctacaaactgagctacatccctagccctaaAAGGCTTCTTTTGAGGCATACAGCCCAGCAGGTTTCAGTCCAGATCCACCCAAGCCTTGGACCAGTGTTCCTTGACCTACCCCCACCCTATGCTGTGCTTGTAGAGGTGAAGGGCAGCTTCCTCACTCCAGCTGTTGACTTTGCAGACAATGCCTCCGACAAGGATTTGGCAGACCTGGTATCTGAGATGGAGGTGATGAAGCTAATTGGACGACATAAGAACATCATCAACCTGCTGGGTGTCTGCACACAGGAAGGTAGGGCAGGGTCCAGGATCCAGACGGGCAGTTGGGATGCAGAGACACAGTCTTGTCAGCCTTCCCACCCCCTGGCCCATGCCTACCCCTGTAGGGCCCCTGTATGTGATTGTGGAATGTGCTGCCAAGGGAAACCTTCGGGAATTCCTCCGTGCCCGGCGCCCCCCAGGCCCTGACCTCAGCCCTGATGGGCCTCGGAGCAGTGATGGGCCACTCTCCTTCCCGGCCCTGGTCTCCTGTGCCTACCAGGTGGCCCGAGGCATGCAGTATCTGGAGTCTCGGAAGGTGTGGACAAGAGACAGTTGTGGTGTGCTCTGGACCACTCTAACTCCTCCTTCTCCACACTGCCGTGCTGGGGGCACTCAGTGTCCTCAGCTGCTCCTTCTCTGCCTGTTCACTGGTCTAGCCTTTGCTCCACTCCCACTCGTATGCAGCTAACAccgcatgtgcctgtgtgtaacACTGCATGGCCCTATTCTCTCTTTACCTGTTCTCTAACCCACGGCAAGGCAGACGAAGCCTCGGTGCAGGTGTGGGCTCTGAACATCTTTCTGTTGttcctggtgctggggattcCGCCCAGGCCTTTGCCCATTCCAATTCTCATCTGTTCCGGGGATGAATGACTAGCCCCTGGGCTTACTGTGAAATGGATGAGCAGAGCTCCCAGACATGTGTCCTGAGATACCTAAGTCTCTGCCCTCTTCTTAGTGCATCCACCGAGACCTGGCTGCCCGAAATGTGCTGGTGACAGAGGACGATGTGATGAAGATTGCTGACTTCGGGCTGGCCCGCGGTGTTCACCATATTGACTACTATAAGAAAACCAGCAATGTGAGGGGCAGAGCAGAGATGCGCGGGAGTGGGCGGGGCTGGGGCTGGTATGGAAGGTACGGGTGCTATGCAACTCAGCaccatcctctctgcctccctcctcaggGCCGCCTGCCAGTcaagtggatggctcctgaggccTTGTTTGACCGTGTGTACACACACCAGAGTGATGTGTGAGTCCGGGAACTGGGGTCTCAGACATCAGCTGTCCTCGTCTCTCCCCTCTAAAAGGGCAAGGCACTTGCCAGAGTCACAAGACCCTAGAAGTTCCTCTGACTAGGACTGGGGCTTGTGTGGGACCAGACTCCAAAAGAAATGAGCGCCCCTCCCTATCCCCAAGGGTGGATCATGACTGCAAGAGCCCTGCCACAGCCTCCAAGAGGAAGGAAGCCGGGCCCTGCTGAGCCCCAGTTCTGCCTCCAGGTGGTCCTTTGGGATCCTGCTGTGGGAAATCTTCACCCTTGGGGGCTCCCCATACCCTGGCATCCCAGTGGAAGAACTGTTCTCACTGCTCCGAGAGGGACACAGGATGGACCGGCCCCCAAACTGCCCCCCAGAGTTGTAAGGACACCCTCCCTTGCCCACTTTCCAgacctcctcccctgccctggcTTTGGCCTCAGGCTTTAGCCCTGGCCACACAGCAGCACCCGACTCACTCACtgactctcctcttcctctccgtGGCTCTCCTTGCCCTGGGTCTGCTCTCTCATTGGATGGCCCTGCTTGTCCCAGGCCCAGGGGGCGCGCAGTGCTGGCTTTGCCCTGGACGTAAACTTCTTTGACTCATTCCCAGGTACGGGCTGATGAGAGAGTGCTGGCATGCTGCGCCCTCTCAGAGGCCGACCTTTAAGCAGCTGGTGGAGGCACTAGACAAGGTCCTGCTGGCTGTCTCTGAAGAGGTACTGCCCACTCCTGCCCCAGGCCttcttcccaccccttccccGCTCCCTTGGCCTAGAGACATAAACGTGAAGCATCCTGTCCCAGAGACTGGAAGCTGACCAGCTTTGTTCTTTACAGTACCTTGACCTCCGCCTGACCTTTGGACCCTACTCTCCCTCCAGTGGGGATACCAGCAGCACCTGCTCCTCCAGCGACTCTGTTTTCAGCCACGACCCTTTGCCACTCCAGCCAGGCCCCTTCCCTTTCCCCGGGGTGCAGACGTGATCGGGGAGCGATGCTGTGCGGGCTGGTAGGTCAGTGGCCGCGGGCCTCCTAGCTCAACCGCAACCTGACGTAACATCTGACGTCCGCAGCGCCAGGCCTCTGACTTGAGGCCACTGCTGTCCCGGATCCTCCGGCCCTGCTTTGGGGAGGCCCATCCTTGTTCCTACGGTTCACAGTTCAGGCCTTACGCCCTAGCTTCATGCTCCCAACCCAGAGTTCAACTCTAGTCTCTGGGTCCTGACCCTGTCTTGGACTTACCttcagagaagctgagagttAGGACTTCGTGCTCTGGGTCTTGACACTCAGCTTCCATCTCAGGGGCTTGCTAGGCCCGGCTGCAAAGCTTTCGTCCCAAACTTTTCTGCTTCTCCAAACTACCTAGAGGTTAGAGGCCGATGGACCTCCTTGACCCCAGCCCCCAAGCCTCACCCCCATTGCTTGTCCGGGATCTTGGTGGAAGAAGCATCAGCTCTGGGGTCCCTGAGAGACTAGAAgcctatggaaaacacagaagatggcattttataaattattttttgaaataaatctgtgtgcctggtgtctccCCTGAGGGGCAGGGCATAGGGTGGGAAGACTCCCCATGCTGGGAGTTCTGTCTGGGTGACAGACTGAGGGCTGTGTGCCAGGCCTtcggctggcctccacctccagCTGCGCTACGGCAGACCCAGAAGCAGATATGCACCTCTGCCACTGTCCACCCATCCTTCCAGAACCATCCTTGTGTACGCAGTGGTGTGAGTGAGTGTTCATGGGCAGATGACCCACGCTGCACCATCTGTAAGGCAGGCCCTTGTATCctctacatgtgcatgtatgcatgtttggCCCACAGCTGTCCTCTAGGGAGCtggtgccccctcccccatctgctcAGCATTAACCAAACTGACCGTTAACACAGCATGAAAACCTGAAATCCAGCCTCTAGCCACTGCCTGCTCCCACGATCTGGATCTGCCAGCTCAGGCTCAGGGCTTGTGGGGGCCGTGCCCGCCCCGCCTTGCCTGGCCTGTCTCCCAGGCAGCAGCTGCTTGCTGCCTGGCTAAGTGGCAGCTGTCCCCGCTTGCACGATCCTCCCTGGAGGCGTCGCGACCCCGTTCTCAGTCCCTCCTCTCAGAGAGACTGGCTCCCCAGAGCTCTGAGCCTGGAAACCTCCTGGACTCCCTAACCCTGAACTTCAGGGTGGGCCATGGAAAGGCCAGAAATCCCAGGCCTCGCCTGGTGCTCTGCTGCCTGGTTCCAATGAGCTCTCTCGGAAGATGGCTGAAATGTATTTAGGCTTCCGGGGACTAGTGTAAGAACTTGAGGGTGGAGCTGAAGAGGTGGCTTGTCATtttagagcatttgttgctcttcctgaggacccaggtttgactcccagcacccaccacaaccttttgtaactccagttctgggcagccaacaccctcttctgacttccatgggcactaggtacacagacacatgcatgcaggcaaaacactcctacacgcAAAAGGATTTAAGGATGGCTTGTTTACTAAGAGCCACCCTAGAAGACAGCCATGGTTCATGAGGGAATGGCTTCTCTTCATGGTTCTGAGCTACATCCATACCCTTTCTGGCTCACTACATCCCACACTGCACCTCATCCAGAACACCTCATCCTAGAGGggacaccaaaacaaaacaaaacaaaacaaaacaaaacaaacaaacacacacacacacacacacacacacacacacacacacacacacacaaattctcccTGATTACTCCGTTCCCTCCAGAACCGAATTCCTTAGTGGGATGCAAAGAGCACTGGACTCGGAGTGAGGGTTCAAATTCTGCTATTTGCAGCACCGCACTGAGGGACCCAGGCCAACACTGTCACTGCTCTGGTGGCCACTGTCTTCACCATGATAAGTGGAGTgctcctgtcctgccttcctggACTGGGGGATGAACAAAGATGGAAATACTTAAGCTTGGTGAAAGGCTGGTCTGGACTCCACACAAGTCATGCCGTAATTTTCCTGGGAACTGGGCTCTTGCACGGTCTCCACACCCCCAAACCAGCCAAGGCCTCCAGTCCCACTTCTGTTCTCTATTCTTCTGCAGGTAGCTCCAGAGGCAGCAACCCAAAGCAGCTTTAGCTCTTATCCTTCCTACACGGTTCCCTGGGACCTCAGATTTTCTGTGTAAGCACCATACACGGTCATCAATGACACCAAACTTTAGAACTGAGACCTGGTTCCAAACTCAGTCTCCCATTAGAGACTACTAGTCAGAGCTAAGTCCATTACCAGTCCAGACAAGTCACTTCTGGAAGCAGATTCTTTGGATTTACCTGGGTCAAGAAAAGACTAGGAAGTTGGAATCAGGTATAAGGACCGAGAAGAGATGCACATCAAAAGCCCTATTGTCCACGGTTCCACTCTTGGCCCATTGCTAGTCCTGGATCACCCAACTGTCTCCTAAGTGCAGCTGTACCACACATAGACTATGCTTCCTCTTCAAAGGTGGCAAAACCAAGGGGGGTGTCTGGTGTAGTATTAACACCTCCTGTTCAAGCTACTAGGGAGACTGAAGCAAGGATAATCTCTCAAATTCAAGAGTTGGAAGGATACCAGGCAGTGAtatcacacacctttagtcccagcactcagtaggcagaggcaggcagatctctgagttcaagaccagcctgttcctggacagccagggctatatggagaaaccctgtctgtctcaaaaaaaaaaaaaaatacacagacacacatgcacacatgcatgcaagcagacaAGTTAGAGgatctggagacatggctcagcagtcaagatgACCcacagctcttgcagaagacctgaattcagttcccagcatcccctattcccagcttacaaccatctctagtTCTAGGGGctctggtggcctcttctggtctctgctggtACCTGCATGCaggtgcacatactcacacacagacacacaactaaaaataaaataaacctttctttaaaATTAGGAGTTTAAAATCAGCCTGATATACATATGGGGTTTCATGAAAGAGCTGGACTGACACCCCGGATTCTCAGCAGGCCCTGTGAAtactggagcccagaaccagaCTGCTCAGAGTCATAGGAACGGCTGCTTGGTAGCTTCTGGGGTCCAGGAGAGGACAGACATGCCGAGTCGGCCTCAGacatgaaaaggaaagaagtgaTTCCGGAGCATCAGCTGGAGTGAGGCCAGACTGGGGTAAAAAGGCAGACTGTGActcaaaaaagaataaagtaaggAATGGTGGGTttgtgcctgtaatccaagcactcgggatggctgaggcaagaagatcacctcaaatttgaggccaccctgggatagagtgagtttcaggccagcctgagctataagaGGAGACctagtctttaaaaagaaaaagaaagaaaaaaagaaagaaaaataataaaaaagataaaaagaaaaagactaagaACAAAGCAGACCAAAAATACTAAAACCAAAGACATGACGGCACATGTCTGTTCCCAACAACTGGAATGCTGAGgtagacaaatctctgtgagtttggggccagcctggtctacataatgagacccagACAAACCAAGGTTAGAGCAAGGCCTtgtagcaaaaacaaaaacaaaacaaggaacaaacaaaaaggacTTGGATTTGATTACTAGTActgcaaagacaaaacaaaacaaaaaacggggTTCCATAAAAGAGCTGGACTGATACCCCCAGTTCTCAGAAGTGAATATTGGAGCCCAGAACCAGGTTGCTCGGAGTGATAGGAACAGCTGCTGCCTGGTGGTTTCTGGGGTTCAGGGGGACTGGACTGCCCGGCCCGTGCCCCTCCCTGCCCGTGTCCCTGGCAGGCACACAGTTGCTGGGGCTGTTTCACATTCCTGACGTCCCGTGTCAGGAGACAGATGCTGCTAATTCCCCTGTGCGAGCTTTGCTGGTCCATCAAGCCTGCCCTCCCCAGCCGGCTCTGCGCGGCGTGGCAACAGCTGGGGCCTGGCCCCTTCGTCTGTCCCGGCTCTGAGCCGCTTCCAAGTCTGTGAACAGCACTAGGTTTCTCTCCAGAAGGCCACTGGCAGACTCTGcggagagggacagacagacaacacccTGGGAGCCCACGGACATGAAGCTGAGGGCGACGGAAGGCATGCCTGGGAGGAAGGTgtccagggtggggtgggggggtagtaCCACGGCCAGCTCCCCTCTCAGAGCCTCTGTTTCCCTGCCTGTGAAGCCCTAATGAATGATGACACCCGCCAAACAGTGCATCAGTGCTGAGTAAACAGCAGCTGTTACTGCATGGCAATTAAGACGGGGCCTCCAGGGCAGGGTGCTGTgctgggtggaggggtggggcacTGGTTCATTTCCTCCTGGAGCAGCATTCCCTTCCAGGAAAGCATTCTCACTGGCAGCATTTCCCTGAGGGGGGACAATGGGGCTCAGAAGGAGGTAGTAATTGGCCCATATCACATGGGGAAAATAGGAAAGTGGGACCTCAGACAAGGTGGTGTGTTCCCGTGGAGCTCACTCCCATGCCCTAGGGGGCCCAGTATTTCCTAGTGTTCAGAGGCTCTGGGAGGCCCAGACTAGGGAGGTCTGTTAGCCCAGTGAGGATGGGCAGATGCTATGCTGAAGCTCATCTGGGCCCCAGCTCCCTGTTTTGACAGTAGTGTTATGAACCAGTGCCTGGCACATCGCAGCCTTCCATGGGCTTTTCCTTCCAGGGGACACTTTCTTCTACCTTTCACTTGGCCAAGCCCTAGTCACTGGCAAGAGCTCACACTGGGGCTGGAGCTGTTAGGAGATGCCTACCTGTCCAGCATTCGTGAATCTTGGGTTCAACCTGCAGCACTGCATAAACCGAGTactggtgcatacctgtaacaCCTCTGGCATCCATAGACACATGCGTAGGTGTACACATGGGCATGAACACcccctctgccacacacacacacacacacacacacaaccacaacaAAAGCCTGGGGGTGGAGCAGAGTGCTTGCTCAGTCTGCACAGGACTGTGTGCCTGACCACCAGCACCCCAAAACTTCAATGACAAGCAACTCCTCCCTCccgtcctctctctccccagaaaacACTGCTCCCATCATCTGAGTCCTTTACGAGTCTCCACACCCCTGGCCCACGCGAGCATAGCCCTTGATCCAGCTAAGCGGCTAACCATTCTTGTTTCCACCCCTAAATCCCAACCCAGGGCACGCACGGCAGAACTGGGACACAGAGAAGTGTTGCGAAGGAAGGAGCCAAGATGATCCATTCCCACGTCTCAGCACCACTGAGTGTATGGGCAAGCCTGTATAGACTCGGTTTCCCACTGCCTACTACTTCCCACACTTCTGGGACCCTGACTGGGAGCCTCCCCTTCACCTGCTGTGGGATTTGGCCTAATCTGGGAGTATGTGTGCAAGGCAGCTGCAGCTCTCCCCCCACA is a genomic window of Peromyscus maniculatus bairdii isolate BWxNUB_F1_BW_parent chromosome 5, HU_Pman_BW_mat_3.1, whole genome shotgun sequence containing:
- the Fgfr4 gene encoding fibroblast growth factor receptor 4, whose protein sequence is MWLLLVLLSILLGTPALFLEASEEMELEPCLAPTLEQQEQVLTVALGQPVRQCCRRNERGGHWYKEGRRLASAGRARGWRGRLEIASFLPEDAGQYLCLARGSMTVLHNLTLIMNDSLTSINNDEDPKTLNGSSSVHVYPQQAPYWTHPQRMEKKLHAVPAGNTVKFRCPAAGNPMPTIHWLKDGQVFHGENRIGGIRLRHQHWSLVMESVVPSDRGTYTCLVENSLGSIRFNYLLDVLERSPHRPILQAGLPANTTAVVGSDVELLCKVYSDAQPHIQWLKHIVINGSSFGADGFPYVQVLKTTDINSSEVEVLYLRNVSAEDAGEYTCLAGNSIGLSYQSAWLTVLPEEDPTWTTATSEARYTDIILYVSGSLALVVLLMLAGVYHRQATHGHHSRQPVTVQKLSRFPLARQFSLESGSSGKSSLSLVRGVRLSSSGPPLLTGLVSLDLPLDPLWEFPRDRLVLGKPLGEGCFGQVVRAEAVGMDASQPDQTSTVAVKMLKDNASDKDLADLVSEMEVMKLIGRHKNIINLLGVCTQEGPLYVIVECAAKGNLREFLRARRPPGPDLSPDGPRSSDGPLSFPALVSCAYQVARGMQYLESRKCIHRDLAARNVLVTEDDVMKIADFGLARGVHHIDYYKKTSNGRLPVKWMAPEALFDRVYTHQSDVWSFGILLWEIFTLGGSPYPGIPVEELFSLLREGHRMDRPPNCPPELYGLMRECWHAAPSQRPTFKQLVEALDKVLLAVSEEYLDLRLTFGPYSPSSGDTSSTCSSSDSVFSHDPLPLQPGPFPFPGVQT